ACAGTGTCCCTGTAGGCAATATACCAAATAATGACTCATTATATTTGAATAGTATTCTTATAATTAATTTAGAGGAAGCAATTAGAAGGCTATGAAGAAGCAGGAGAAAGGTAAACGGGAAAAGACGTAATATCTTTTGCGAAGGTGCAATCGCAGCTTCCATGTGGCGGAGGTGGATTTTCATTCTTTGCAATAATTGGTATGTTTCTGCTGAAAGATAAACCAGAAAGGAAACGGTGCCTATAAATTCGATTACACTGGCTTGATCATTTTTAGCATTATAATGATTGCCTTGAATGTATTTATTAATTACGGAGCAGATTAGGATGGACAAGTCCGATTTCAATCGTCCTACTCGTTGCCACAATCATAGGCATTATTATTTTAATCGTTGAAAATAGCAAAGATATCGTTCTGATTGACTTTGCTGTATTTCAAAATAAGCCATATACAGGTGGCAAGCTCACTTGGCAGTGCATTCGGCGTCGCGATTTCTTCAGCTGCTGTTTACGGTGGAATAGCAGCAAATTGAAAGCTTGAAACAGCGGCTTCAATAGGGATTTTCGTAAATGTTATATTCGCTGTGCTTTCAATATCATCTATTATCTTTTTGGTGCAAAAGATACCGCTAAAACATCTAATGCTCCTAAAAAATCACCGGCTGGTACCAACCGGATCCCTATTGCAGAATAATTAGCTGTTGGAAATGTAAAATGCCACATTTAACGGCGTTTTCGAAAAATAATGAAGGGATGAAGAGATTATGAGAAGTGAATTAATGGAAATGCTACAATCCCGTACGGATGAAATGATTGAAATTCGTAGATACCTACATGAAAATCCTGAGCTTTCTTTTAAAGAAGAAAAGACAGCTCAATATATTATCGATTTTTATAAAGAAAAGGACGTAGAAGTTCAATCTAATGTAGGTAATGGATACGGAATTATCGTGACCATTAAAGGTGGAAAGCCTGGAAAAAACATCGGTCTTCGAGCTGATTTTGATGCGCTTCCAATTGTTGAAGAAACGGATATACCCTTTAAATCAAAAAATGAAGGCGTTATGCATGCGTGTGCTCATGATGGCCATACAGCCTACTTGTTAGTCTTAGCGGATTGCCTCATTCAATTAAAAGATGAAATTCCCGGTACAATCAAAATTATTCATCAGCATGCGGAAGAAGTTCCGCCAGGCGGGGCAAAGAGTATTGTAGAATCCGGGGTACTTGACGATTTAGATAATATATTTGGCATCCATCTGCTGCCAATGGATTCAGCAGGAGTTGTTGGTTATCATGCTGGATATTCCTTTAACGGCAGGGCTTATTTGAAATTAAAAATTCAAGGCAGAGGTGGACATGGTTCCTCACCACATCTAGCAAATGATGCCATTGTGGCTGGTGCTCATTTTGTTACAGCTGCTCAAACGATTATTAGCCGTCGATTAAGTCCATTTGATATTGGTGTGATTACTATTGGCTCTTTTGATGGAAAAGGAACATTTAATATAATTAAAGACAGCGTAGAGCTTGAAGGCGATATCCGTTATATGACTGTTGAAACAAAAGAAAAAATTGAAAAGGAAGTTAAACGCCTTGTAAAAGGACTTGAAGAAGAGTTTGGAGTAACATGTGATCTTACATATACGAATGACTATCCACCTTTATATAATGATCCCGAACTAACAGGAAAGGTTGCTGAGTTTCTTAAGAATGCAAAGGATAAAGATATTAAAGAAGTAATGGAATTTCCAGCAATGCCGCCATCTGAAGACTTTGCTTACTATGCTGAAAAAATCCCTTCCTGTTTCTTTTACATTGCTTGTACACCTAAAGGAGTAGAAAAACCTTATTTTAATCATAATCCTAAATTTGATATCGATGAAGATGCCCTTCTCGTGGCAGCAAAAGCAGTAGGGTATGTTGTTTGTGGTTATTATGAGTTAGATTAAGGAAAAGAATAGAATCATTTGTAAGGTGTGGTTCAGATTACCACAGGATTTGCTGAATTAGATATTTTTATTAGTAAAAAGTAAAACGATTGCGGAGAAAGGCTAATGGCAGTACCTGATAGGCGGATCTCCGTGTGAAGGGAAACTTTCATGCACGGTGCGAGGTAGGGGCTGATTGATTCTATAAATAAAAAATCTAACCACCCTATTACTATGGAAAAGGCAACGATAACTTCGAATTTTCATCTATCTGTAAATAGGGAATGCAAATAAATCAACCCTTTTTATAGAATGAATCAATTGAATTTTTATAAGGGTGTGTTTGGATCATCCTAAACACGCCCTTAAAATATGTCATTTTATCAAGGTAAGGTATAGAATTGATCATACTTTATGGATATGTTTAAAAAGTAGAGTCTAACCAAATTAGTGGCCTAGTTTGACGCTGGTAAAGTGAAATGGGAGATTGTTTCGTTAACACGTCAAGCATTGTGAAAATGAATGCTTGATGATAAATATAAACCGTATTGATCCAAATTATGTTATTCTATTTTTGTTTACAACAGTCCGTCTGAAAAACTGTAAAGGGGGTATAAGGCTTAATGGTTAAGGAAAAGAAAATCAAGCTAAAGAAGCCAAAGAAGTGGTGGGTATGGGTTCTAGCAATAGTCATCATTGCTAATATAGCAGGTGGTGGGGCTGAAGAGGAAGTTGATAAAGAAGAGAAGGCTTCTAATACTGCTGAACTTAGGGAGGAAGCTCCTAGACAATCTTTACTGCTGCAAGGATTTTCGCGAGTCTCGAATTTTCTCTTTTTCCATACATTAATTATGATAAAACTATAGACTCTATGCCCTTTCCCAACTTTAAAATTTACCCGTATTGTCAATCGGAAAAATGTAAAAATGTTTCGCTTATACATAAGCTTGTTTGGGATTCCTTGCGACATAGAAAAGCTGCTATAAGCTTGTTTTTTCGTAGCTAATAACTTCAAATTATACACTGTTCATAAAGTTCAAACTTGTCCATATTTAATTATCAGAAAATAGAGCTTTTTCAGATAATAATTGAAATATCCATTAAAACCCGATAATATACAACTAGTAGTACAACTCTATATCAGCGGATGAAGATTGTGGGAGAGACTAAACATTGTTTAGCACCGAAGGAGCAAACCCTAAAAAGCAGGGGACTAATCTCTCAGGTAAAAGGACTACAATTGGACGCGTCTCTGAAGAGAGCCATAGGCCACCGAAGGAGCTAAACTCTCAGGTAAAAGGACAGAGGAAGTTAGGAAAATCCCTATCTTTCCTCTGCCTTTTTTTGTACTTGGAAAGATAAAAAGAGAGGAGAGTGCATGGAGATATGTAGATAAATGAGTCTATCCTTTGATTTGTGCAACTAATGGTATATTTTCAAAAAAGGTTGGTAGATCTATTTCAAAAAACTATATCTAGTACCCACCGAGAAAGCGCTTACAGTGATAGGTCAGTCTCCCAGTATGCTAATAATTCACACTCATTGAAGGACTGAACCTTTATAAGGAAAAAATTCCAAGTAGCCTATAAAAGTAGAAAGTGGGGAATCGTATGCAGGAACAAAAGTTGGATAGAGGGTTAAAAAACAGGCACGTACAACTCATAGCTATTGGTGGTGCAATCGGAACGGGATTATTTCTTGGAGCAGGAAAATCTATTCATTTAGCTGGGCCATCAATTCTATTTGCTTACATGATTACAGGCATCATTTGTTTTTTAATCATGCGCGCACTTGGAGAACTACTCTTATCTAATTTGAACTATCATTCCTTTGTTGACTTTGTAAGAGACTATTTAGGTAATATGGCAGCATTTGTAACCGGCTGGACATACTGGTTCTGCTGGATTTCAATCGCAATGGCCGACTTAACAGCAGTTGGACTTTATACTCAGTATTGGTTTCCCTCCGTACCGCAGTGGATGCCTGGATTAATTGCACTAGTCATATTGCTATTTATGAATCTTGCAACCGTAAAACTTTTTGGCGAAATGGAATTCTGGTTCGCATTAATTAAGGTCATAGCTATTCTAGCATTAATTGTTATCGGTATTTTCATGATTATTAAAGGCTTTTCCACTGATTCAGGCGCAGCAAGTTTCACGAATCTATGGAGTCACGAAGGTATGTTCCCAAATGGAATAAATGGTTTTGTCCTCTCATTCCAGATGGTAGTGTTTGCGTTTGTGGGCATTGAACTTGTAGGACTTACAGCAGGTGAAACAGAAGATCCAGAAAAAGTTATCCCCAAGGCGATCAATAATATTCCTATTCGGATTATAATTTTCTACATTGGCGCACTTATTGTCATTATGAGTGTTTATCCGTGGAACGCAATCATCCCAACGGAAAGCCCATTCGTTCAAGTATTTGTGGCT
The DNA window shown above is from Peribacillus sp. FSL P2-0133 and carries:
- a CDS encoding amino acid permease, yielding MQEQKLDRGLKNRHVQLIAIGGAIGTGLFLGAGKSIHLAGPSILFAYMITGIICFLIMRALGELLLSNLNYHSFVDFVRDYLGNMAAFVTGWTYWFCWISIAMADLTAVGLYTQYWFPSVPQWMPGLIALVILLFMNLATVKLFGEMEFWFALIKVIAILALIVIGIFMIIKGFSTDSGAASFTNLWSHEGMFPNGINGFVLSFQMVVFAFVGIELVGLTAGETEDPEKVIPKAINNIPIRIIIFYIGALIVIMSVYPWNAIIPTESPFVQVFVAVGIAGAAGIVNFVVLTSAASACNSAIFSTSRMVYSLAKDKNAPVPFAKLNDRKVPSNALFFSTVVILISVVLNYLMPEGVFTLITSISTVCFIFIWGITVISHLKYRKTRPDLVKKNKFKLPLYPISNYLILVFLAFVLVVLALADDTRVALFVTPVWFIMLIAIYKMRITKVDQANQREVAGN
- a CDS encoding amidohydrolase, with translation MRSELMEMLQSRTDEMIEIRRYLHENPELSFKEEKTAQYIIDFYKEKDVEVQSNVGNGYGIIVTIKGGKPGKNIGLRADFDALPIVEETDIPFKSKNEGVMHACAHDGHTAYLLVLADCLIQLKDEIPGTIKIIHQHAEEVPPGGAKSIVESGVLDDLDNIFGIHLLPMDSAGVVGYHAGYSFNGRAYLKLKIQGRGGHGSSPHLANDAIVAGAHFVTAAQTIISRRLSPFDIGVITIGSFDGKGTFNIIKDSVELEGDIRYMTVETKEKIEKEVKRLVKGLEEEFGVTCDLTYTNDYPPLYNDPELTGKVAEFLKNAKDKDIKEVMEFPAMPPSEDFAYYAEKIPSCFFYIACTPKGVEKPYFNHNPKFDIDEDALLVAAKAVGYVVCGYYELD